A region from the Salicibibacter cibarius genome encodes:
- a CDS encoding ABC transporter ATP-binding protein encodes MLKITDLSKRFGKQTILQNISVDIPNNQITGLIGPSGTGKTTLIKCLMGMEKYDTGSVTINNVTIPNRKILNNIGYMAQSDSLYHDLTGLENIQFFAHMYKRRMSEKSVQSTLNLVQLAQEQNKFVQHYSGGMKRRLSLAIALLNQPEYLILDEPTVGIDPVLKLNIWDRLHELKKNSTLLITTHIMDEAMKCDQLLLMKNKGIAASGTPQEILETFQVSDIDQVFLELEEKEHENASLN; translated from the coding sequence ATGCTAAAAATCACCGACCTGTCCAAACGTTTTGGAAAGCAGACAATATTACAAAATATATCCGTCGACATTCCAAACAATCAGATCACCGGCTTGATCGGCCCTTCAGGCACCGGCAAAACCACGTTAATTAAATGCTTAATGGGGATGGAGAAATATGATACCGGCAGCGTCACCATTAATAACGTCACGATTCCAAACCGTAAAATTTTAAACAACATCGGGTATATGGCGCAAAGCGATTCGTTATACCATGATTTAACCGGATTGGAAAATATCCAATTCTTTGCCCATATGTATAAAAGGAGAATGTCTGAAAAATCAGTTCAATCCACTTTAAATCTCGTTCAACTTGCGCAGGAGCAAAATAAATTCGTTCAGCATTACTCCGGAGGGATGAAGCGCCGTCTATCTCTGGCAATCGCTCTACTCAATCAGCCAGAATACTTGATTTTAGATGAGCCGACAGTCGGTATTGATCCTGTTCTCAAATTAAACATCTGGGACCGGCTTCACGAGTTAAAAAAGAACAGTACACTGTTAATCACCACACATATTATGGATGAAGCTATGAAGTGTGATCAGCTTTTATTAATGAAGAATAAAGGAATTGCGGCAAGCGGTACGCCTCAAGAGATTTTGGAAACTTTCCAGGTCAGTGATATCGACCAAGTCTTTTTGGAACTGGAGGAGAAAGAACATGAAAATGCTTCACTTAATTAA
- a CDS encoding ABC transporter permease, which translates to MKMLHLIKRICKQILRDKRTMALLFLAPIFVITLLNYIFPDPDDEVSVATVNVDDDVIDIMEDNDMVVKEENNIDPTSYLQEGHASAILEQEDDEWTLTILNDNPIDEGPAIQGSSQAVMENNLDDLSDNIDDMINNMEEMSDSVEEIINGIDDMMEQLPPELAQDIDLDINTDIDTDMDTTFEPDTEMDEDPMTVDYIYGDESYTFFDILNPILISFFVFFFVFLIAGMSMLKERSSGTLEKLLSTPIKKFETVFGYLFGYGIFAILQTAVIILYSIYILDMEIAGSISNLFIINILLSFVALGLGLLLSTFVSSEFQMVQFIPLVIIPQIFFSGMLKVDTMEPWLQWIAPIMPLYYAGNTMIDVALKGYMLNDIAIPLLVLVLFIVLFVALNILGMRRYRKV; encoded by the coding sequence ATGAAAATGCTTCACTTAATTAAACGAATTTGCAAACAAATCCTCCGTGATAAGCGTACGATGGCACTTCTATTTTTGGCCCCTATCTTTGTCATCACGTTACTCAACTATATTTTTCCCGACCCTGATGATGAAGTAAGTGTGGCGACTGTCAATGTCGATGATGACGTGATTGATATTATGGAAGACAACGATATGGTCGTCAAAGAAGAAAACAACATTGATCCAACATCCTATCTACAGGAAGGGCATGCCAGTGCTATTTTGGAACAAGAGGATGATGAATGGACGCTAACCATTCTTAATGACAATCCAATAGATGAGGGACCTGCCATACAGGGTAGTTCCCAAGCAGTGATGGAAAATAACCTGGATGATCTATCCGATAACATTGATGATATGATCAATAATATGGAAGAAATGTCTGATAGCGTAGAAGAAATCATTAATGGTATCGATGATATGATGGAACAACTGCCTCCGGAATTAGCACAGGACATAGATTTAGATATAAATACAGATATAGACACCGATATGGATACGACGTTCGAACCTGACACAGAGATGGACGAAGATCCGATGACTGTTGACTATATCTACGGTGATGAAAGCTATACTTTTTTTGACATTCTAAATCCGATTTTAATCAGCTTCTTTGTGTTCTTTTTTGTATTTTTGATTGCCGGTATGTCAATGCTAAAAGAAAGAAGCAGCGGCACCTTGGAGAAACTATTGTCCACACCAATCAAAAAATTTGAGACTGTATTTGGTTATTTGTTTGGTTATGGCATCTTTGCGATTCTGCAAACGGCTGTGATTATCTTGTACTCCATATACATTTTGGATATGGAGATTGCCGGCTCCATATCCAACCTATTTATCATCAATATTTTGTTAAGCTTTGTCGCTTTAGGTCTTGGTCTTTTGTTATCCACGTTTGTGAGCAGTGAATTCCAAATGGTTCAGTTTATTCCTCTAGTCATCATTCCGCAAATATTTTTCTCCGGTATGTTGAAAGTGGACACAATGGAACCATGGCTACAATGGATTGCGCCTATCATGCCGCTATACTATGCCGGAAATACAATGATTGATGTTGCACTAAAAGGATATATGCTCAACGACATAGCGATCCCCTTACTTGTTTTAGTGTTGTTTATCGTTCTTTTTGTGGCGTTAAATATACTGGGGATGCGACGTTACAGGAAGGTATAA
- a CDS encoding glycosyltransferase family 4 protein — protein MKILYVINKSTDGGVVSTTRSRINAFRKKGIEAEVFFLYRGDGAKMFKNIRHYHSNRVKDFQERVTRGNYDCIIFVYSLNYMKHLPSSYKGKKVYELRGWTTGAEKQVSKKNISKSVDAIICIAHYIVPLVRPYFREDIPIFVDGNTVDSLFYYINDAKKVWKETPKPQKDHAVIAFVGRITTQKNWKEFIKIFRNIESEHQVEAWFVSNPKTSSDLQELHETCKKNHVNYKVIHVPNENMPEVYSTIADSGGCVLSTSIREGLGNSILEPMACQCPVVSSDKPGKNEIISHQFNGMLYELGNIKKGTGCVEKLLTDASFRHTIIKNALSTIQRNYNQDVYVDRYLDIVSRI, from the coding sequence ATGAAAATTCTATATGTCATTAATAAATCAACAGATGGCGGAGTAGTGAGCACAACACGAAGTCGCATCAATGCTTTTCGAAAAAAAGGGATTGAAGCCGAAGTGTTTTTCTTGTATCGCGGTGACGGTGCAAAAATGTTTAAAAATATTCGGCATTATCATTCGAATAGAGTTAAAGACTTTCAGGAGCGAGTGACAAGGGGGAATTATGATTGTATTATTTTCGTGTACTCCCTTAATTATATGAAACACTTGCCAAGCAGCTACAAAGGAAAGAAGGTATATGAACTCCGGGGTTGGACAACAGGAGCTGAAAAACAAGTGAGTAAAAAGAATATCAGCAAGTCTGTCGATGCCATTATTTGTATAGCGCATTACATCGTCCCATTGGTGAGGCCCTATTTCCGAGAGGACATCCCTATATTTGTAGATGGAAATACGGTTGATTCACTGTTTTATTATATAAATGACGCTAAAAAAGTCTGGAAAGAAACTCCTAAACCTCAAAAAGACCACGCTGTCATTGCATTTGTTGGAAGAATAACCACGCAAAAGAACTGGAAAGAATTTATTAAAATATTCCGAAATATAGAAAGTGAACACCAAGTCGAAGCTTGGTTTGTAAGTAATCCAAAAACATCTAGTGATTTACAAGAATTGCATGAGACATGTAAAAAAAATCATGTAAACTATAAAGTCATTCATGTACCCAATGAAAATATGCCGGAAGTGTATTCCACGATTGCTGATTCGGGGGGATGTGTATTGTCAACATCGATACGTGAAGGATTAGGGAATTCGATTTTGGAACCGATGGCATGCCAATGTCCGGTTGTCAGTTCAGATAAACCAGGCAAAAATGAGATCATTTCGCATCAATTTAACGGCATGCTTTATGAGCTAGGTAATATAAAGAAAGGCACCGGCTGTGTAGAGAAATTGTTAACAGATGCCTCGTTTCGCCATACGATAATTAAAAATGCCCTATCCACGATTCAACGTAACTATAATCAAGATGTCTATGTTGATCGATATCTGGACATCGTATCAAGAATATAG
- a CDS encoding glycosyltransferase family 4 protein gives MEHAMGKVRKILLVADHPGWAFHHRAKEMMALPSSHLQFDLKYRDQLTAKDNDQYDIIYAMSVLIAKSLHQKGIPVNKLAAGITSSRQFNRYKVNKDTYKKEFLDFFTNLRGVNTVSNEFVQQFNKYRPIYKTRTGINENLFKPSTDNTRQPTFTVGWVGRIDGHLHRKLKGYDIVLSAIKGLDMKLDIRTFTKNNVSRDKMVEFYQGLDCFICSSESEHIPLPVLEAGACGIPIISTQVGIVPEVIKSYENGIIIQRNASAIREALLYLMKNPGQRKSMGRSIRQTILDQWTWDVCWKEWEDFFTAI, from the coding sequence ATGGAACATGCAATGGGGAAGGTGCGAAAGATTTTATTGGTCGCTGATCACCCTGGGTGGGCATTTCATCATCGTGCAAAGGAGATGATGGCTTTGCCGTCTAGTCATCTTCAATTTGACTTGAAATACCGTGACCAGCTAACGGCTAAAGATAATGATCAATATGACATTATTTACGCGATGTCCGTATTGATTGCAAAAAGCCTCCATCAAAAAGGTATTCCTGTAAACAAATTGGCCGCCGGAATCACATCTTCACGGCAGTTTAATCGTTATAAAGTAAATAAAGATACGTATAAAAAGGAATTTCTCGATTTTTTTACGAATCTGCGTGGTGTTAATACTGTTTCAAATGAATTTGTTCAACAATTCAACAAGTATCGTCCCATTTATAAAACGCGTACGGGAATTAATGAAAATCTATTTAAACCATCAACAGACAATACAAGGCAACCTACTTTTACCGTAGGCTGGGTAGGCCGAATAGACGGGCATCTCCATCGTAAATTGAAAGGATATGATATCGTCTTATCAGCAATAAAAGGCTTAGACATGAAACTGGATATTCGAACATTTACCAAAAATAATGTTTCAAGAGATAAAATGGTTGAATTTTATCAAGGATTGGATTGCTTTATTTGTTCTAGTGAGTCTGAGCACATTCCCTTACCAGTTCTAGAGGCAGGTGCTTGTGGGATCCCAATTATTTCCACGCAGGTAGGGATTGTTCCTGAGGTTATCAAGTCATATGAAAATGGCATCATTATTCAGCGAAACGCGAGTGCCATTCGGGAGGCGCTTCTTTATTTAATGAAAAATCCTGGTCAACGCAAATCGATGGGAAGGTCAATACGACAGACCATTCTTGACCAATGGACGTGGGACGTGTGCTGGAAGGAATGGGAAGACTTTTTTACAGCGATATAG